TTCTGGACTAGCACTGCACGAATGGCAATGACGGACATGCCTGCACTCAATGTGAGGAAGAGGACAGATGTTCAGATGACATCACCTGGACCCCAAATCAGCGTTCCCATGTTAAGAAGAAAAGCAAGAGGGCCTTTCGTAAAGGGCAGGCTGTTTCAAGCCcaagccagaagaagaagtgtgTGAATGGTTTTATCATGTTCTGTCGCATTAACAGGAGATTGTATCTCAGGTATCTCAGGTTTTATAATGagatttggatatttttttttacaaatgaattGAACGAGGACAGTAACGATACATGTCTCTGTCCTCTGAGCAGAACCCACCCTGGACTTCCTTCTACTGTAGTGACTAAAGAGCTGGCTAACTTGTGGCACATCATGCCTAAACATGAGAGGCGTGTTTACTGGTAGGCAGGTTTTCATTAAGTGTGTTATCGCATTACTACAGAAGAATACACAATAgtacaaaatgttttgtttaacaaTTTGTCTAAACAAACTTTTAGATgatttagaacaaataaaaaaattacttcttTTAGCAAACAAAATCTACTTTACAAAATGTCTATTCACCATGAATGTTACATTACACATAAAACTAGATTCGCTGATAATAGATCTAAATTTTAAATAGTTAATAAAGCAGAGTGATCATTCTCTCAGTAAGGGATTTCatcaaccattttagtatatctgcTCAAGGGaagataataaaaattaaatttggATAAATTTCTAGTAGTCAATGCGTAGCTtttacagcagtacagattcacTCTCctataaaaataactcaacatacagccattattgtcgaGATAAGTGatcatgtcaaaactgtgtccaaagtgtcaatattttgtgtgagcaacACTGTTATCAAACACTGCCTTAatctgctggatgttagacacatggtgcttctccaccttctgcttgaggatgccccacaggtccattaccttcaccttcagcaaggcagttgtcatcttggcagtatgttgcactcatgcagccccagaccatgaggctaccaccaccatgcttcactgtaggcaagacacaattttcttaatactcctcaccagggtgtcaccacacatgctgagccaaacaagtttatcgtAGTTTATCAGACcgcaggacatggttccagtaattcatgctcttggacaggttgtcttcagcaaactgtttacaGGCTTTCTTGTtaaccagcttcagaagaggtttTCTTTTGGGATGATGGCCATGCAAAATGACTTGCTGCAATGTGTGCCgtttggtctgagcactgacaagcggaaaTTTTCGCTTCTGCAACCCTTGacgcaatgctgcagcactcatgcgtctgtttttgaagcagcttctgcacctgacgcacagcacgagggctcaacttctttgatcaatCATTTGTGAGAcctgttctgagtgaaacctgttttggaaaacctctgtatgaccctggccactggaCTGTAACTCAATTTTACAATTAACAAtactaattctcaaatcctcagagttctttgccatgaggtgccatgttgaacatccagtggtcagtatgtgAGAATTGTAGGTAGAGCACCAAATCGGACCTGCtctaatacaatatacacaaatttgtatggtcctgtcaagcagacaaaaacatgaacatgatgaaaaggacatgtggctttgcatggttacacaacatacactTGTTTTCTCttaggatgtactcacttttttttaccaacccttttgacaataatggtgtatgttgagttatttgcagatgacagtaaatctatacttctacacaagctgcatattgactactctaaaatatatcctaGTTTTATTTccatagtattgtcccttgagaagatttactacaatggttgctgaaatgtgagtggtgtatgtatatatatatatatatatatatatatatatatatatatatatatatatatatatatatatatatatatatatatatatatatatatatatatatatatatatttatttattttatttatttattttattttattttattttattttattttttctttgttttagtctTAAGGCCAGACAATTCAGTCGTCAACACAACCGGAATGTGCGCAGTAAAGGCCAGGACgcagaagaggaagaggaggttTGCATTCCCAGTCCACTACACATGTTACTGGCACACAGAAACATGTGGTTTACCTCCAGTGAAAAGTCCTGAACATCAGTTTATGCTCTTACTGCAGCTATACCATATTGAGATTAGAGTTATCAATAAgtgtttctaaaaaaacaaacataaacaaaaacataaaaaatggagACATTTACAGCTGCTTCTTGGTAGACGAGTAGACAAGCAGTGGAGACATGTTTGGTCCCTAAAATTTGTTTCATTCATTGTTCAATTGAAGTCATGGAAGTTTACAACCACCAGTTTAGCACTGTGTATAAACTGCACATCTATAAATCACTTAAACCAATGTGAAATTGTTTGATGAAGAAGTTTCTTGAAGCCAAGACTTTtcctctgttttatttttatcttaatagaaacatatctagtattattatcttttttattattatgattattattatgtttatgtttatcatttttatgCACTACCGTGTTATTGAGTCAAACAGTGGATTTtaaggtgagtgtgtgattcTTTAGCCAGGATGCTAAACTAGTAGCTATAAGCTTCCAtaacatttatgtatttttacttAAAAGGTTTGTAGTTTCTGTACAGAACTAAGGAAGCAAACTTTGGACACCAAACATATTATTGATGATTGACTCCATCTCGTGTAAAGAAATATTATATGATACACTGACatgtatatttttcatattttgtttatttcccaACATAATTCTTAAGTTACCTATCAACTATTGTTGGATAGATGCATTTTAGAGTTACAGTGTTTTTAAAGCAGCGTAATTTGGGTAGGTTTAGTTTTAGGTTGGGTTGCTTACATATTTACCAATTACATTAAACTGCAGAtataaaaaacaaccaaaaaaaaaaaaaagcagcagtcaaataaaaaacattttaaatacacaatatagTTCACAGAGTATCAGtgattttaaaatcatatgCATAAAGTATATGCATAATTGAATAGAAACATTTTAGAAACAGatgtttgttgatttatttattgagacttacattttattattatgtttagtTATGTTACAGAATTATTGTGTGTCTGGATGTTTCATCATAGTTTTAATttaagagtttaaaaaaaaagttttgtgaaATTGTATAACATTTGTATGTTGtcatgatatttttatttactggcAATTAAATTTTAAGCCATTTGGAGTTTTAACACAAAGAGGCCTCATGGTGTTGCTTCTGGGTTCTTCTACTCCACTGATTCTGGGTTTATGCCGAACATCTGGCAGATTTTGTGCAGCTGTACGTTAGCAGATAGCGACTCCTCTTTCAGGTGCTCGTTGCTCATGCGAAGTTTTAACACTTCTGCCAGCAAAGCCACCTTGTCCTTCTTCTCCTGAGTGAGAGAACATGcaggatagagagagaaggacaTGGGGTTAATGAGCAGGTCAGTAGATTCCCAGTGCAGTTGTGCTCTGACATTGTTTTTGGCATTAATTTGAAGCTCACCTTCAGCAGATCAGTGCTGAGCCTCATCAGCATGGTCTCCAGGTGAGAGAGTGGGTCACGAAAGTTAATGAGAACATTGCCTCTGGAACAAAATGTTGTACAATTTGAGTCATCAGACACATTCGAGTCATTAAAATAATGCAGGAGTTACTGTATTTACTCAATATTTCTAATTATAACAAAGAAGTTTTcaacaaatcacaataatgtacacataaataacactgaatagGAATTTGAAGTGCCTCAAATTCAATACCTTCCAGAAAAAAAGagttataaacaaatattttaaaatgtagttaatgaTGGTTTCAAATCAGAACATCacatttcctttctttaatttgataatgttattattattaagtcatTATATGGACTAAAAAAAGCCAGATGGATTATAATAGAGTTAAACAGGTATTGTTTGTTTCATATTctcatatttatcatttattagtGACTTATTAGTAATTTATTAGTCACGTTATCTAAGACTTAAAACAAGGTATACAAAAAGTACACAGTTCTTTAATGAAGAATAACATCATTTTTGACATGGTAAGTTTTTCAGTGAAGATACACTTATTGAACTTTGAAGGGGTCTCAAAGTCAGACAGTTAAAGGCAAAGCTGTAAGTTCTTATTTGAGTGTGAAAAGTATTCAGGATTAGTAGGTTTatgattcttttatttcttttaacagACAATATGTCCATTATTAAAGCAATTTTGCTGTACTTTATATCAGCTTGGCTTGGCTTTGTGCCTACAACCAAATACCAGCTGTGCTGATATACTGAAATTCTGTACAGTAGCATGATTGCAAgtacaatattttatacaacagtTCTATGAACAAGACAGTAATACTGAGTAACTGACGTTTCAGATGAAGTAGCTAcagtaaatttatttttactttgtgaTCGAAATTGTTTGCAAAGAAGCCATGCACAGCAGAGTGATGTGTGCTGCACAGCAGGCAACATATAGAACGACTGACTGCCCATTGTAGTGCAGTAGCAGTTTCAATTAAACAGATGCTAAAGTGTGACTTTTCGGTTGCAAATACAGACAAGCAGAGCGATACAAATAAACAGTGTCACGTGCCAGTGCTGTTGTACTGTTCAAATGCTGCTTGTCCAATCAAATTAATGGTCCAGTGCTGACTGATGGTCACAGTGAATTGTGTTCACGTGTTCTGTTAATGAGGTACATTTCAAAAACCTAACCTAATCCAACCTAGCTACctaaataaactaaatggaGCGCATATCATGTCATgtattccaatatgacttgggCAAATTTTAATATccaaactaaattaaattaggACATATAACTCATTTTGTCCTTTTTCCTGACGTTTCATTTTGCTGTTTAGAAATTTCGAAAGTctgaaaactaaaaataaaaaaaatgagagaaaaaaccTAGATTGAATGAGCAAAACTGTAAAAGATTTGACTCACTCTGGAGCTTCACTGAGAGCATGAGGAAGGTGTGGACTGTGTGGTTCAGAACTCCTACCTGGCTGCATGTCACGGGACTCACCAGACAGGAGATCAGCCACCCCCTGTGCTACAAACACCGTAAATAAAACACGCAGGATTTACAAACATAAGCTCTTAAAAATCATGTTGTGAAGTCATTACgagaattatatatacagtattttttggttctttatttactttcataaGCCTCAGCTGCGTTCACCAGTCTGTTCCAGTCAAGCGTGCAGGCTGTGTTTGTCAGATGCAGGGGATCCTGATCAAACCGTGCATCCTGGTCCGACACTAGTGTGTCTGAGAGACCACATCGTGGTTGGCACACTatggaaaaaaatcttaatgaatacatttttttttttttttaaatacatcattattttaaaatcactGATTTTTTCAGTAGTAACTAATAATACTAGCATTGGAAGCAGCACTGATAAGGttttgctatacaaataaacaaatgaataaacaaattgaCAGAATATGCTGTTGGTGTATTTCCAGATCATTATTTGTGTGAAATTTTTATCTTTCACATTTTtgccaaaaacagaaaaaaaaaatttatatatattttaaattttgttatgaTTTTTTTGGTCAAAATATCTATTAATAAGCCTTTCAGTCACAAATTTTGCCAAATGTCAAGTGTCGTATGAGGTAGTCACCTTTTGTTATCACTGTCACTGTTTCAGGATAAAAGATGAGGTCATTGGCTCCTGTCTGcgctgcttctttttttaatatgtgcAGCAGAAAAATAATATCAGGTGTATCTGACACTAGTCAGGAGCTCTTACCGTTGGTGTCAGACTGCAGAAAGAGTTGGTTTGGTGTGGGAACAGGGCGTCTGGTGAAGACAGGGCTGGAGAATATTAAGGGCTTTGGTGAAGGTGAACCTTGATGACACTCAGTAGAActtctctttgtttgttttggctaaaacacaaacaaacatggcaGTCACTGTGAAGTGTTGCCTAAGGAAATCACTTTCAGTGTTCGTCATTGAAACAATGGTTTGGATCGTGAAAGAGCACTAACCGAGTCAGTTCCTTCATCCATCAGAATGAGCTTTTTCAAGTCTTCCACTACAGTGGTCTTGTGAGCAGGTTGTGAGGTACAGCCTGAGCGGAGTGTAGCAATCACTCGAGGCTGGCCAAACACATTTTTTGACTTTGTGTCTACCTGCCTGAGTGAAACatcatgtaaaataaagaatgcTGAAAAATCACATTTGCTCTATTAATCAGTAACTGCAGGTTATTTTCAACTATAGCAAATTActgattagaaaataaaaaaaataaaaataacattgcAAGTATAGACTTAAATAtatcttaaaaaataatattcctAAATCCGTATTATTATTGAATATCTAggcatttttcatttaatatagaCACGATAATTTCATTCATCATTATTCAAAGGAATATGTCTTACTGCaattctagattttttttttcattcattctgcTTTATTAAATGATtcacaatataaatattatttaaaaaaaaaatgtatttacttaacaaaacataaaagtaattttttgagaaaaaaaataaaaaataaatgtaaatattattgtgtaacatatatttaaattccTTTAAACTGCTAGTGGTTTGAGTTGAACACACCTTTTATTACTGTTGGTGACTGAATAATTTCCTGCATTAGTTGAGTCCTGTTTGTTGTTCAGTTGGCTGTTGTTTTGAATGCatctgccatgtgattggctggatgagGCACAGATAGAAATATCCTGGGGACTATTAGAAGTGTAACTGGTGCCATTGTACACGCTGAGTTTACAGTAGCCAGTAAGCTTGCTATCTCTTTGTAAATTCCGATGGTCTGGTGAAGAAGGACTTTGTGAAAGTGTAAAGCTGTTGTTGAACACATGTGGATCTCGAGCCCATTTCTTTACACTGAAGAAACTCTGTTTTTTTGTAGACTGAGCTTGGTCACAATGATTCCAAAGATGTTCCTTATTCTTTGAGATCTCTGTGCTGGTTAAGTTCAGTGAACACTTTTGCATGCTGGAGAAACAACGAGTCTGGACTTCTTGGTCCTTAACATGCTGAAATCCTTGGTCATATGGCTGTTGCTGGAGTGGATTTATTGGGTTTGCATCTGGAAATGTTGGAGAAATTGCAGCCCTCATCAGTCGAGGCTTCTCCACCACTGAGGTCTTGATTCCTTGTGGCCTGGAGGACAGTGCACTAGAATAGACATATGCAAAGTAGTGAAATGGGTCAGGACAAGATTACAACAATATTTTCACACAAAACAGTCCCTAGAGTTCACTCAATGGggtgcaataaagaaaaaacgtCCAGTGGGTGGCAGTGCTACAGACATGTTGATGTGAAAGGTCAGCAGAAAATGATCAAACTGGATTGAGCTGGATCAGGCACTCTGTACTACTCAAGCGTTTCATGTTGAATCACAAGGGAAATGGATACAACCACAAGATCCCATACACAGTTTTCTGGTCTTATAATGGTTTATCCTTTTAAGAATTCACAGGTGAAACCCTAGGCTCAAATCAAGAGCCATTCAGAGAAAATTTTGTTGTtctaatatgaatattttatctCAAACTCAAACAGTATTGTAATATCttaaatcatttatatacacatacaattaCAACTTTATCAATAGCAACTTATTGTAACTGTTCCAGTAAACGTTCCCAACCCCCGACCCTTAAAACAGAGCCAGTTTAAATAAGTGTTttgatattataaatatatatttatagttattgtACTTATCGAAGACTTATTTTGAGTTGAGCAATACATTTAATAGCTGCATTATACACACTTTAATGATTATCATCAATCCTCACCTTTGCTTGAAAACAGCTAATTTGGTGTGAGGTAAAGGCAGAGTATGAGCAGAGTATTCCTTTGTGTTATTGGTCATGGAAAACTCTGCTGAAGGATCACAATGTCTCGATCGGGTGATTTTGGGACTGTAAAAGCCTGGCTGTGCGAGTGGGTGTGGACTACATGAGTGAGCCACACTTGCAGAACTGTCCCATGAGCACTGATCCGGCAGCCATTCACCCTTGAAGTAGAGGTCATGGCTGTCAGGAGAGAATGCGCCTCTTTCTGCAGCCGTTCGAAAACAGTCAGGGGGCAAAAAATGTGCCTGGAAGACAAATATGTGAAGCGATTTAATTACTCAGAGGCAAAGCCCTGAATGTCAGGGGTGATGCAGCAAAACTGAAAATGCAAAGTCACCCTTGGAAGGCTTCCGCAGAACTCCCCGTCCAGATGGTCCTGCTGATCTGAGCTTTTCTCAGCTGAACGAGGGGCAATCACCATGTGCCATCCTTCATCTGAAGAAATAAGAATCAGAATTCCTGCTGAGGGACAAACcttaattatttctttaataaaagcaaaaactgAGTTTTGTATGTAAGGTACCTGCATTGTCACATTTAGTTGATGTGTTCATCCTTGTAAACTCCATCTTCCGATTTAAGCTCCATTAAGGTATGTGTACATATTGCGCACTAAAAAGACGTGCTCTTATTGACTATATAGACAACAAAATCAGAGAAAGAGATGAAAGCTGATGTCATTCTTTCTGTTAACAAAAATAGCAACACATTTCTAGCGCTTTACGAGgtaggagagagggaggggtaGTTCGGTGGTTAAGATATTGGTCTTCTGATCAGATGGTTGTAAGTTCATATCATACCATCACTAAGCTGCCACATctaggcccttaaccctcaactgctcagttttatgaatgagataattgtaagtagCTCTGTATAGGGGAGTCTACCAAAGCCTAGAAATgtacattcttaaaaataaagagatatTTCTTAACTTCTCAGACTTTCAAGAGGATTTTCTGTTATCATCTTAGTTATTCATTGTCCATAGAAGTAGTGGAGGTTCAGAATgcaatgtattaatataatgcAGATGTGCTCAGTTATGGCAAACACTACTAACATGATAACTGAAGCTTTAAAACTGTTAAGCAGATTGTCTAGAAGGTCTAAATCactgcatcattttttttaaaatagatcaAGGCTAAATGCCATTAAAAACGTATATATAGATCTATTTCAATAATATATAGATTATATCTATAGGTTATATAGAGATATTTGTTTTCCAATGGCTGGGTATTTTCAGCATAAagaagcatttttctttttgacttTTTCGTTAACAATTTAACCACAACTGAACAATTCAACCACAACTGGAGTATTTATGAAGTAAGATCACAGCAACTTTCACatctttaatatacattttaatagctCATCATATTCCTCTCAGATTTCCAATATAATCTTTAGTCATATTATTATACTAACTAATAATGAAACAATGTCATCTAACACATTTCTCTTTTAAACATAAGTAGATTATGTAAAAAGATGAAAGAAGGCATTTGAAAACCAAAACTTACTTAAAAGTGGTTTCTACTCTGTGGCTTCCGTTCCACACTAATCCCAGAGCTCTGGAGCTTCTTCAGAGAACAGTGAGAGGAGATGTGATGGCACTGAGAGCTCCGATTCAACACAACCACACATACAAGATGCACAAGAGGAAGAGCTGTGTGGGATTTGTACTGATACTGAAACAGAGGATGGgattgtttttgggtttttttttgtctctttggtGTCAATAGTATAGTTGTGTGAATTGAACCACACTGTGCTATTCAACACTCTATTTATAATGTAACTGATACACATTCTTATGTAACTTTGCAGCATtatacagaaagagaaaaaggtacatatcaaataaaataaaacagatagctaacagcattttattattcagtaattctgcagagctgaagatgttgaggttttcgttgggagtgatgccgatggacaggattagaaatgagtttattagagggacagcacatgttagaggttttggagacaaggtgagggaggcgagattgagatggtttggacatgtgcagaggagggacatggggtatatcggtaggagaatgctgaggatggagttaccaggaaggaagaaaagaggaagtccaaggaggaggtttatggatgttttgagggaagacatgcaggtagttggtgtgaaagaggcagatgtagaggacagggtggtatggagacggatgatccgctgtggcgactcctaatgggagcagccgaaagaagaagaagaagaagtaattCTCCGAACATATTCGAACAACAAAGTcacagaaacatttttattttgcgaTAAAAAGatggatttaaaaagaaaaatctgcattttgttttcattttctgaTATTTGCATCTAGATGCATTAAGCAATTTACAGTAGAACATGACtccttttgtatattttgtataatgtaTTTTCTGTTGCCCAAATGCACCATGTTAGATTTATTGTTGAAATGGTTAGGACTCTGGGTCTGTTTGAGCTCTGGTTTTCATTTGaatttactgtataaaaaaatgataaataaaaaaataataaggataAAGAAACATGAAGACCAGAGAGCTGTCCAGAGAACTGAAGATGACCAGACTAGTGGAGCTGAAGATGAGGAAAAAAGTAATAAACCACTGGTTACATAAACAACCAAACCTTAAACAGCTTGGCTAAATCTAGCAGACATACCacaacatgcacaaacacagtAGACAGTAATGTCATGGCTTCGGCTTGCATGGCTGATTTTGGAACAGTCtcacaaatatatattgatgATAAAGTTCATGATGGCAGCAGAAGAACATTCTCCAGGAACATTCTCTGTGCTCGTAAACAGCAagacaagacaatgacccaaaacacaccgCACACAACAAAGGACTTCATCAGGGGAGGTTTTCAAATCAGTCAGCAGACGTCAACACAAATGAGAATATCTAACCTTCTGAAGATGAGAAATAACTGAAATAAAGTCAtaattaatatctaataaatataaGGAACAGTTTGTTGAGGTCACTGGTTTGATACACTTACAGCAAGCAAGTCTGACACCAACAAAGGTGACAAACAAAAGTGGTTTGATATAAAATGATTCtcacattcttcttcttatttcaaAAACAAATGTCTTCAGCGTAAAGCAGAAACAATCAAATTTGCCTTCCTTTTCAAAGTCTTTCTGAGATGCACTTTGTTAGTGTACAATTACTCATTGTAGCCCACTGTTTGCTCTGCACAAAAGCATTAGCCCACTCTTGTTCTCTATTTGGGATGTTCAACCAGTGACCACCAATCTGTATCTGTTTAACCACATGCTCTTAACTGTGTCTGTGCCTGTGTCTCTGTTTTAGTTAAACCTGAACTGAGTGTGgtctaaacttttttatttattttttttttatgtgttcatTGGAAGTTCCATCCATTTAAATCCATTTAGTAGttttagttaaatttttttttttagtttatagttcagtttttttattgcaatgattttattttttaaataaatttgagtGGTAGTTTATTCTCAGTACAGAAATGACAGGGTTATTTATTAGATCATAGCCTGTTAATCATCTAAATGTATTTCCATgcacattgtattttattatttcttggTCATCTGTCTCAGTGATTTTTGATCAGTCGATTGTTTTTTCAGACAATAGAGACCCTTTGGTACTGAAAGTGAAACATCACTCAAAAATAATAA
This Silurus meridionalis isolate SWU-2019-XX chromosome 15, ASM1480568v1, whole genome shotgun sequence DNA region includes the following protein-coding sequences:
- the LOC124397591 gene encoding uncharacterized protein LOC124397591 isoform X1, translating into MEFTRMNTSTKCDNADEGWHMVIAPRSAEKSSDQQDHLDGEFCGSLPRAHFLPPDCFRTAAERGAFSPDSHDLYFKGEWLPDQCSWDSSASVAHSCSPHPLAQPGFYSPKITRSRHCDPSAEFSMTNNTKEYSAHTLPLPHTKLAVFKQSALSSRPQGIKTSVVEKPRLMRAAISPTFPDANPINPLQQQPYDQGFQHVKDQEVQTRCFSSMQKCSLNLTSTEISKNKEHLWNHCDQAQSTKKQSFFSVKKWARDPHVFNNSFTLSQSPSSPDHRNLQRDSKLTGYCKLSVYNGTSYTSNSPQDISICASSSQSHGRCIQNNSQLNNKQDSTNAGNYSVTNSNKRQVDTKSKNVFGQPRVIATLRSGCTSQPAHKTTVVEDLKKLILMDEGTDSPKQTKRSSTECHQGSPSPKPLIFSSPVFTRRPVPTPNQLFLQSDTNVCQPRCGLSDTLVSDQDARFDQDPLHLTNTACTLDWNRLVNAAEAYETQGVADLLSGESRDMQPGRSSEPHSPHLPHALSEAPEGNVLINFRDPLSHLETMLMRLSTDLLKEKKDKVALLAEVLKLRMSNEHLKEESLSANVQLHKICQMFGINPESVE
- the LOC124397591 gene encoding uncharacterized protein LOC124397591 isoform X2, with product MEFTRMNTSTKCDNADEGWHMVIAPRSAEKSSDQQDHLDGEFCGSLPRAHFLPPDCFRTAAERGAFSPDSHDLYFKGEWLPDQCSWDSSASVAHSCSPHPLAQPGFYSPKITRSRHCDPSAEFSMTNNTKEYSAHTLPLPHTKLAVFKQSALSSRPQGIKTSVVEKPRLMRAAISPTFPDANPINPLQQQPYDQGFQHVKDQEVQTRCFSSMQKCSLNLTSTEISKNKEHLWNHCDQAQSTKKQSFFSVKKWARDPHVFNNSFTLSQSPSSPDHRNLQRDSKLTGYCKLSVYNGTSYTSNSPQDISICASSSQSHGRCIQNNSQLNNKQDSTNAGNYSVTNSNKRQVDTKSKNVFGQPRVIATLRSGCTSQPAHKTTVVEDLKKLILMDEGTDSPKQTKRSSTECHQGSPSPKPLIFSSPVFTRRPVPTPNQLFLQSDTNVCQPRCGLSDTLVSDQDARFDQDPLHLTNTACTLDWNRLVNAAEAYETQGVADLLSGESRDMQPEAMFSLTFVTHSLTWRPC